DNA from Chrysemys picta bellii isolate R12L10 chromosome 13, ASM1138683v2, whole genome shotgun sequence:
ccccctgctatcccacccctcaacttccccccattccagtcctgctcccctctgtctcatcccctccagaccctgtccctctccccaacccccgaccctccccagccccattgtctcccctgctccaccccactctacacagctctctctaccctgtcccattcatgctcccctcagcccctaccctactccacccatcccagtcctgtcccatccccctcagcccccccgatTCCCCCAGTCCCaatcctgtccccctcagttcctccatccTGCTTCCCCCGTCCATTcccacacacccaccgacttcctcgacctccctccccccaatcccactgcctgtgtaggactgatgaatgaaattgtttttaattgtttactttattaatgtaacttcataagtaaagttttatgaatgaaacaatattcattcataaaaccggttaccccaataactggctaattaacaattaagatgcttgttaagagccatagctgttcagtcagctgcctttgtaagtttcactatcaatccaattcctgcttaaatcactaagacttgcactgtttcaggaTTGTAACCTCTGTTCACcgtttattacacttgcctacagtgtaacttctgttcactgtttgccatattgtaattcaaaccccattttaaaatgcttactccattttgtaagggcttgctgcaaccttcatttctgcaaaccctgctgtaatcttattagtttagtttagatgtgtgaatgaggtatgtatggatgatggaatcaacctccagccccagcctgtcctgattaaatagagttcaaacaccaatggctgaagatgcgacaagagccctaacaaagtaagaagaatccaccctaaaaagaaaaggtacaatagaaggaagatcaaagcccggtccgaggctgaaagtcatgtctgcacatgatgggtgatcaatcaccaaacctgaaggcagcgtgacacagcaagacctatagactctggattcaaactaaagcctataAAAAGGATGGGtaagatggaaaactttggaggagggtaacattctgctgccaacatggaagggcattggtgcatgcccaacagagacccagctcgtccttgtgcccggctttcctggccaggtagccgccacaagctacaaacccaagctgcaaactcaagacacagactcaagcaggactggtaactatgcagcagctgcagaacatctgatggatgtgtgtgtgtgtgtgaatgtgtgtgtgtgtgtgtataggtattaggtataatgtgtgtgtataaggattaagatattagttattggtcataaatcaaattgttatcataataaatgtggcatctttatcttgtcccctttaataagatcctgctagtttttattggtataacattttggtgAAGAATGCGGGCattgttgttaactgtttcaatggcattttggccctgggaggaggagtttacccaaatatcccaaatatcccccttctcAATCttcagaggggtcccaaaggtctgcccccttctggggtctcaaatgtttcttctcctgatgttactgctgctgtaagatttgagagtgctgttttaactctctgtacccaacctgttttccagtttctctatctgttgcttgcctgggcccgatcatgattttttcaataaacagttcctttccatgggcacaagccttgttccactaccaatttagcaaggagggtgggctttccaactagcccccacccttcctggtcccattccttaaacattttcctcaaaattgtgaaattaccacaatattacttaccaaagaaaccaaaccaaaacaaacaaacataaaccacactatactgcccaaactcctatatgcttcagagtttggtttaacagaacaagatctgtatcttatgtttttaacccactctgggccagagggagagacactAAGCTTCCCTCTCTATTGCTCGGCCTTCTACCACCGGGGGGTTCATAcaccaaaaataaaaaccccTCCCAGGGGCAGAGTGAGAAACCCTAAGTTCTCCTCCTATGCTCAGCCATGCTACGACTGAgggtttttattggtataacacctggacccacccccgtcccactcaggGAAAAGAAGcatgaaaaagaagcaatgggcttaaattgtagcaagggagatttaggttagatattaggaaaaacttccgaaatgtaaaggtagttaagcactggacaaattgcctagagaggttatggaatagcagtcactggagttttttaagaggttagacaaacacctgtcaaggatggtctagttgttattactcagccctgcctcagtgcaggggtttgactagatgacctgttgatatcccttccagtcctacatttctgtgattcacactgaattgccttgtgccactgtctagtagtagtggtacacagttctctgacatgcaggtttataaaattgtagttaatatacagtttagagcatagcaattttaaagctctgcatgttcagaccaactgagctgaaaattgtgatctatagtattcaaaactattaagatgtgggctgaaataaaatctgcatgaattgctcaacaatatcgatggaatcagcattgcgctgctatatattgtaaaacattacagtgaaatcttgcaagtattacatagcacgccgccttgcccaagtggtaactaagcataacattttcctgtttcaacattcttaacttgtatccctcctagaagttgttttttttcaaacactgaatgctgtgagttatgagttttaacaggtttttttcttttaaaccacagcactgaatgttattctaaaattgttttccaaatattcttaaactcccagtttatcccctgctgatgttcattgtgaaaagtattgcaggtctaataataatatttggcacttttgtaattcactgtccaacatgtgttttgtgccctcctctggtggatttttagaggataactgtatagctaccagctaagggaggtatatcttgaactcaaatagtagaagctcatgcttttaagtctggatggctcgggttcaatctttgatgactagctatgatggaggttgctacacttataatctctttaatcagaggttctgaatatgctttgttgtaggcagaactagcctatagttaagcaaccgaaaatttagaatgggaagtgttgaaatgttgggaagccttataattttgccaatctggaacgaacatcccatctgagggatgggggcggggagagaggagagtgagacaggaccaggaaactgggacaaggaatccagagcggtagtggggggcagttgaaatcagatgaggagctggggcgggttagacagcaataggatagacatagactggaggggacggggaagaagagtctttgactactagagaccactccattctccgaacatttgatttgtgggaagcaggggagggggaggagcagggggtggagcattcaggggagggggcggagttggggcagggactttggagaaggggcggagttggggcaggaccaggggcggggaaggggtggagttggggtagggccagggccagggccccttcgagtgtcctctttttccaggactgcaatatggtaaccctagcagacaCCCAATGGCATCCAATAGGGGGTTCTTCTTCCTTCAGAGAATTGTTCTTATCCTGAAGGGAAAAAATCACTTAGCTGCAGGTTGGCCATACATCTGGTTTTGAACCAGACACACATCTTTTTAGGTGGTTTGTCCCCAGACACAATGGGATGTGCTTTTGCCTAGTGTTGGATAGGGGACACCTTTTTGAAGAATACCCCATTCTGCCACAGCCAGTGTGACCTGGCACTCACGGGGGTGGTGTGACGCGCTCTTTGAAATTGCATCCTCCGTATGGCGTGACCTCATGTGCACCATGTCTGCTAGGTCACGCTGGTGGGAGTGGGGTCACCCCGTTCCCAGAAGTACCACCGTTTCTGGGATTCTGGGAATGCGTGAGTGGCCACCGTACGTGGATGTGCGAGTTGCGTCATCACACCAGGCCCTTAAGTCTGAGTTTGATCTACTCGGAGCTGGCTAATCTCCTCTCTTCATGTTCTGAAAGCCCGACATCCCCAGGGATACGTGTCCTGTGACCGCCACCTTCAAATCGCCAAAGGGATTTAGATGCTCAGTTTCCCACTAGTTCTCATGGCTTCCAAATTCCTTATGTGCCTGAGAAAATCTCAGCCCTCTGGGCGTTTAGGTGCAGAGCTCTGCCTCCCACTCTCTTTCTGCTGTGCTTTCGGAGACACGATGGCCTGCTAATCAGATGAGAAGAAGCCATTTTTATAGTTCCTCATTAAGGTCCAAAGCTGCCTGCAGAGGGGAGGGTGGTGAGGCTGCTGGTCAGAATTGAAGGGCACCAACACGAATGTATCCATGGGGAGCCaagggcagagagagacagtAGGGGGCTGCAAGTTGAGATtgaggggcattagcagagctctgtgtgggtggggagaggccagggctgggagagcaggggctgcaggtcaggagtgaggggaacCGGCAGGGCTGCGAGTTTCTAGGCTAAGGCTGGATTCGGAAGGTGTCAGTGGGTCAGGACTCAGGCTCCATCTGCAGTAAATGAAGAGTATTTGTAGCACACATCAGCATTGCTACGCTAGCTTTAATCCACCTAACACAGGTTAAAAGGAGGTGGAGACATAGTGGCATGGACTTCAGCATGGGCTACGAACTAGAGTTAGTACCCAATGTCCTGGCAGTCTGGCACTCACTAGATTAAAGCTGGCACGGCTTTGCCCACCCacgctacaatcacaccttcgcTTGCTGGGAAGACACACCCTGAGATGTTTCTGTGGAGCCCAGGTGTCTAGCAGGACATGTGCTATttattccccacccctgcccttcctACCATGTCACTGATTTTAATTGCCAGGTATCAGGAAGTCCGCTGTCACAATTGTTTACTGGATTTGCCCTCGCCCTCCATGTCCGGCTGGGTGCTATATAACTCATGCCAAGACGGGCAGCAGAATCAGGGTGAGGTTCAGCTCAGCAGTCACTGGACTCCGTCGCTCCGATGACAGCGAAGGAACAAGGACTTGGGTAAGTTGCAGGAGATTCCACCAGCCTGGAGAGAGCAGAGAACAGTGTCACATGGGGCTGCAACTGCAGGGTTTGTTTCTGGGATGCAGCATGATATAGTAGTTAGAGCAggtggactgggagtcaggactcctgggttctatctccatctctgggaggagagtggggaataATGGGTTAGAGGGAGAAGGCCCTGATTTCAACTGGAGTCTGTGCAGCACatggcacaatgggggcccagGTCTTTGGCAGGGTATTTAGGTGCCATGTGATAAAAATAATAACTCTCCGATATTTGGGTAAGAGTTGGGTGGGAGATGAGGGGCCTTGGGGATAGAGTGGGATGGGATCATGGGTTGTGGTGGTTTTTGGGTggcagagtggggtgggagggtatAATGGCAGGCTTGGGGTTCAGGTCCTGGAGGTTCCATGGAGGAGGCAGATCCCCAGACAGCGCTGTCTTCATCcatctcctcccactccccactgCAGGTCGATCTAGTGACAGAGATGGCCATGGCCCCAAGGGGACCCCGCCCCTCACTCCTGCTGCCCCTCATCCTGCTGGCTGCCACCCTGGCCCAGCTCAGCGAAGGCGCCAACTACCAGCAGTTTGTGAGACAACACATTGACCACCCCAAGACCAGAGCCCCCAATGACAGGCTTTACTGCAACCTCCTGATGCAGCGCCGGGGCCTGACCCGCCGCCGATGCAAACCCACCAACACCTTCATCCACGCCCCTGCTGGCCAGCTCCGAGACATATGCAGCAGCGGAGGAAGACCCGTTAGTCGCAACCTCTATGATAGCAACAGATCATTCAGCGTCACCACATGCCGGGTGCTGCCCGGCTCCCGACCAGGGCGTTGTAGATACAGAGCTGCAACTGGAGTCACCAGGGTCCGCGTGGCCTGTGTCCGGCGGCTGCCCGTGCACTTAGAGCCAACATATCTGCCATAAACAGGGAGCAGGGGATCCCCCTGCTGTCCGCCACCCCCTTTCACTCATAGGCAGTCCTCTTTTGTTGGGGGCTTTCCTACactgtccctgcccctcctgggcaGTGCCTGCCATGAATCTCCACCGGGTAATTCAGCCTCTCCCCTCTATCCCATGGGCCAGCAGCTTGGGGCCTGCGGGGTGATTTCCCATTCTGGGTGCCCAGTTCCCATCCACACAAGTGAAAATCcgggcacccagcccccccagctagCCCTGAGACCCTCAGCCTGAGCCCAGCACGCGCCTCACTGGGCAGGATTCAAACACAACTGGCCTGGACTTGGGCTGGGCTGCCCCGACCACCAGGAGTGGCTCTGAAACCCCAGACTGATCTGGTTTGAGTGCCCTATTTTAGTCTCCAGGATAGATCAAAATTCCCATGAACACCTTGATGGCCGCCCCTTCgccatcccccactccctgctgccctagtgcccattatacagtatagctgcccctcccccatcccccacaccctgctgcccctagtgcccattatactgTACAACCCTTCCCCATCTCTGATCCACTGGATGCTGTGTGGGTGTTGTCTCAgactgagccctggggaagctgtcaCTGAGTTCAATTTTCTCGCTGCTTCTTGCAATTAATTACTTTCCTGCAAACgcagaatggggggtgggggggggagagagttttTGCGGGGACTGGGTGCAGAGTCACTGGTTATCCagaatcaagtatcagggggtagccgtgttagtctgtatctgtatctagtctggcgacaccatcagaggacccaaccacatcagccacaccatcaagggctcattcacctgcacatccactaatgttatatatgccatcatgtgccagcaatgcccctctgccatgtacattggccaaaccatacagtccctccgcaaaagaataaatggacacaaatcagacatcaggaatggtaacatacgtaagccagtaagtgaacacttcaatctccctggtcattctattacagatttaaaagtcactgtcattgaacaaaaaaacttcagaaacagtcttcaaagagaaacagcagaactaaaattcatttgcaaatttaacaccattaatctgggcttgaatagggactgggagtggctggctcattacagaagcagcttttcctctcctggaattgacacctgctcatctattattgggagtggactacatccaccctgagtgaattggccctatcaacactggttctccacttgcgaagtaactccctgctctccatgtgtcagtatataatgcctgcatctgtaactttcactctatgcatccgaagaagtgaggtttttacccacgaaagcttatgcccaaataaatctgttagtctttaaggtgccaccagactccttgttgttttggttaTCCAGAGTTATTTAACCCTAGCAGCATGTCAGAAATACAGCTAGATTGCTCAGAGGGATCAGGGAACAGGATAAGGTGCAGAGGCTCCAATCCAGCCCTAGGTTTGGGGGACTAGCTGGCTGAGAGGTCTGGGGAAAGCAATCCTTTTCCTCTTTAGGGGGCACtggctctgatctggccccagaACTGGCTGGCTCAAGGGGGTGGAGATTGGATATGAAGCCTTTCCCTTTCAGAGGCCCTGCCCCTAGTCCCTGTGTGGCCACTGGCTTGGTGGTTCCGTGGCAGTCGGGGAATGGGATACAGGACCTCTTTTTTTGCAGGGTGCCAGCTGCAATGTTGACCCAGTTCAGCAGGGTCTGACTGGCTCCGGGTGCTTATCTGGGAGGGGAATCCGGGAACATATCTGTTTCCTCTGAGATTcgccagtcagggccggctccagggttttggctgccccaagcatccaaaacaaaacaaaacaaaacaaaacaaaacaagctgcaatcgcgatctgcggcggcaattcggcgggaggtccttcactcccaggcggagtgagggaccgtccaccgaattgccaccgaatacctggacctgccgcccctttccagagcagccgccccaagcacctgcttgagaagctggtgcctggagccggccctgttgccaGTGAATGGCTCATCTGCTTGCAGCCAAAGTCTCCATGGGAATGGAAGAGTCCCTGGACCCAATGGCCACCTATGGGGCTCTGTCCCAGACAGGTTTGCAGTACGGAGGTAGAGATGGcttctcctgctcctgccccttcacccactgctctgcagctccccggAACAGCAGGGCATGTAGAGCAGCCATCACCACTGCAGTGCCCCTTTGCCATGATACAGCACTCGGCCTCCAAGCCCTTTACACAGACCGGGCCAGGATCTTCCCCTATCCCACCGGTGTGTTAAACTGAGGCAGGGACGGGGATGTGGCTCGGTCTTGCTCAcacagaagtcagtggcagtGCAGAGAGATGGGAATATTCGTAGGGGAAGCGTTTGGGTCCTGGAGGATCCCCAGCTCAGCAGTCAGTGCTGTGATCATGTAAGTCAGGCATTGTTAGTGCGTATCTCCTTGGGGCAGCCTAGTCCCCTGCTGTCGTGCATGACCCGGTCCTAAACTGAGGCCAGTTTGTGAAGGCCCTACACTCCCCTCGATGGCATCACGAGGGTGATAGCTCTTGGAGATCAGTTCTACCCACTCAGGGAATGTTCTGGAGGGAAAATCAGAAAAGTGCAGGGGAGACACGCAGGATACGGCCCCACTGCGTTGTGACCCCGGACTGGAGGACTTGCCTTGTCCGAGCCCctgctgcattgtaaacctggtctTACCCTTGGCAGCATGGTGACGGGTAtaagaggccaggggaggctaaaaCTCCACAAACAGCTTGCCGttgcctggggtggggtggagtgtgtgcTATGGGGATCCATGCACTACCCCCACCTCAaacaccagctctgcactcccattggatGTAAACCACGGActatgggagctggggagggggggcggtgcctgcatgTGAGAGCAAAGCATGGAgcctcctgcccctccacccgcctaggagccagacttgCTGGCCATTTCCGGGGCGCAGCGTGGAgctgggacaggcagggagcaTACCTTAGCCCTGCTatgccactgactgggagccgcccgaggtaagcccgtgccccaaccccgagcccccaccaaacccagagccccctccttcaccccaaacccctcatccctgggcccaccccagagcttgtacacccagctggagccctcacaccctcctgcagcccaacctcctgccccaacccagagcccatcccacaccctaacccccttaTACCTGGCCCCGCCCCAGAACCCACAGCCGCAGCCCAGAGTCCATACCCCCTCCTTCACTCCAATcacctgcctcaacccacagccccctcccgcactctgaataccttgtgtgatgggttggattacagaaaccccctAGGGTTGCCACGTGATGTGCCAaaactacttctgctcctgctttcctgccctggcagcttatcACTTCAGTGCCATGCGTGGTTTGAGACAGACCcgttagcctgctgcaaacccagacccaggtctgaaccagcTGCCctcaagctgcagacttaactgaaaggaACTCatagaagtgttcctgtctttaacactcagatgcccaactcccaatggggttcaaaccctaaataaattgttcactctctataacactgatagagatatgcacagctgtttcccctcccccccaagtattaatacatactctgggttaattaataagtaaaaagtgattttattaaatacagaagatAGGATTCAAGTGGTTCCAAgaggtaacagacagaacaaagtgagttaccaagcaaaataaaataaaacatgaaagTCTAAGTCTAGTATAGTAATAAAcattgaatacagataaaatcctcACCCATTAAGTTTCCTtctacagactagtctccttctagtctgggtccagcaatcactcacacccccagtagttactgtcctttgttccagtttctttcaggtatc
Protein-coding regions in this window:
- the LOC101944952 gene encoding ribonuclease-like translates to MEEADPQTALSSSISSHSPLQVDLVTEMAMAPRGPRPSLLLPLILLAATLAQLSEGANYQQFVRQHIDHPKTRAPNDRLYCNLLMQRRGLTRRRCKPTNTFIHAPAGQLRDICSSGGRPVSRNLYDSNRSFSVTTCRVLPGSRPGRCRYRAATGVTRVRVACVRRLPVHLEPTYLP